The following proteins are co-located in the Pseudomonas synxantha genome:
- a CDS encoding peptidoglycan D,D-transpeptidase FtsI family protein, producing MKLEGALYPWRFRLMLGLLALMVGAIVWRIFDLQVVDRDFLIGQGDARSLRHIPIPAHRGLITDRNGEPLAVSTPVTTLWANAKELQVAKDKWPELAAALGQDRKALTERLEAQANKEFIYLVRGLTPEQGQQVLDLKVPGVYGIEEFRRFYPAGETTAHMVGFTDIDDHGREGVELAYDEWLAGVPGKRQVIKDRRGRLIKDVQVTKNAKAGKPLALSIDLRLQYLANRELRNAIMENGAKAGSLVIMDVKTGEILAMVNQPTYNPNNRRNLQPAMMRNRAMIDVFEPGSTMKAISMSAALETGRWKPSDKVEVYPGTLQLGKYTIRDVSRSEGPILDLTGILINSSNVGMSKVAFDIGGEAIYRLAQKIGLGQPTGLNFPGERVGNLPNYREWRKAETATLSYGYGLSVTAIQLAHAFSVLANNGRMVPLSLIHVDEPPQATQVMPENVAKTIQGMLQQVIEAPRGVFRAQVPAYHVAGKSGTARKTSVGTKGYAENSYRSLFAGFGPMSDPRYAIVVVIDEPSKAGYFGGLVSAPVFSKVMSGTLRLMNITPDNLPPTQQANAGPPAAAVKANGGRG from the coding sequence ATGAAACTCGAAGGCGCACTCTACCCATGGCGCTTCCGTCTGATGCTTGGCTTGCTGGCATTGATGGTGGGCGCGATCGTCTGGCGCATCTTCGACCTGCAGGTGGTCGATCGTGACTTCCTGATCGGCCAGGGTGATGCCCGAAGCCTGCGACATATTCCGATTCCTGCGCACCGTGGCCTGATCACCGACCGTAACGGCGAGCCCCTGGCCGTCAGTACCCCGGTGACCACCCTGTGGGCCAATGCCAAGGAGTTGCAGGTCGCGAAGGACAAGTGGCCTGAGCTTGCCGCCGCGCTCGGCCAAGACCGCAAAGCCCTGACCGAGCGCCTGGAAGCCCAGGCCAATAAGGAATTCATCTACCTGGTTCGTGGCCTCACCCCCGAACAAGGCCAGCAAGTGCTCGACCTTAAAGTCCCCGGCGTCTATGGCATCGAGGAGTTTCGTCGTTTCTACCCCGCGGGTGAAACCACGGCGCATATGGTCGGTTTCACCGATATTGATGACCATGGCCGCGAAGGCGTAGAGCTGGCCTATGACGAATGGCTGGCCGGTGTGCCCGGCAAGCGCCAGGTCATCAAGGATCGGCGCGGCAGATTGATCAAGGATGTCCAGGTCACCAAGAACGCCAAGGCCGGCAAGCCCTTGGCGTTGTCGATTGACCTGCGCCTGCAATACCTGGCCAACCGTGAACTGCGTAACGCGATCATGGAGAACGGCGCCAAGGCCGGCAGCCTGGTGATCATGGATGTGAAGACCGGCGAGATCCTTGCCATGGTCAACCAGCCGACCTACAACCCGAACAACCGTCGCAACCTGCAACCGGCGATGATGCGTAACCGCGCAATGATCGACGTGTTCGAACCAGGTTCGACCATGAAAGCCATCTCCATGAGTGCCGCCCTGGAAACCGGGCGCTGGAAACCCAGTGACAAGGTAGAGGTGTATCCAGGCACGCTGCAATTGGGCAAGTACACCATTCGTGACGTGTCCCGCAGCGAAGGCCCGATCCTGGATTTGACCGGTATCCTGATCAACTCCAGTAACGTCGGCATGAGCAAGGTCGCCTTCGATATCGGCGGCGAGGCCATCTATCGCCTGGCGCAAAAAATCGGCCTGGGGCAACCCACCGGTCTCAACTTCCCGGGTGAGCGCGTCGGCAACCTGCCGAACTATCGCGAGTGGAGAAAGGCCGAGACGGCCACGCTTTCCTACGGCTACGGCTTGTCGGTGACCGCGATCCAATTGGCCCATGCATTCTCGGTATTGGCCAATAACGGCCGCATGGTCCCGCTGAGCCTGATCCATGTCGACGAACCGCCGCAAGCCACCCAAGTCATGCCGGAGAACGTCGCCAAGACCATCCAGGGCATGCTGCAACAAGTGATCGAAGCACCGCGTGGCGTATTCCGTGCCCAGGTCCCGGCGTATCACGTGGCAGGCAAGTCCGGTACTGCACGTAAGACCTCGGTGGGTACCAAGGGCTATGCCGAAAACTCCTATCGTTCGCTGTTCGCCGGCTTCGGCCCGATGAGCGATCCGCGCTACGCCATCGTCGTCGTGATCGACGAGCCAAGTAAAGCCGGCTACTTCGGTGGCCTGGTGTCGGCGCCGGTGTTCAGCAAAGTGATGTCCGGCACCCTGCGCCTGATGAACATCACGCCGGACAACTTGCCGCCGACCCAACAAGCCAACGCCGGACCGCCGGCCGCCGCTGTAAAAGCCAATGGAGGGCGCGGCTGA
- the ftsL gene encoding cell division protein FtsL — MSKLFAKPLPGGSFFMLLLFIGVLVSAIAVSYSAHWNRQLLNTLYGELSVRDKAQAEWGRLILEQSTWTAHSRIEVLATEQLKMHIPGAAEVRMVAP; from the coding sequence GTGAGCAAGCTTTTCGCCAAGCCCCTCCCGGGCGGCAGCTTCTTTATGTTGCTGCTGTTTATCGGCGTGCTGGTGTCCGCGATTGCGGTGTCCTACAGCGCCCATTGGAACCGCCAGTTGCTCAATACCCTGTACGGGGAATTGAGCGTGCGTGATAAAGCCCAGGCGGAGTGGGGCCGGTTGATCCTCGAGCAAAGCACCTGGACGGCCCACAGCCGTATCGAAGTGCTGGCCACCGAACAGTTGAAGATGCACATCCCTGGCGCGGCCGAAGTCCGCATGGTGGCGCCATGA
- the rsmH gene encoding 16S rRNA (cytosine(1402)-N(4))-methyltransferase RsmH — MTIDSGFNHITVLLDEAVEALAVRADGCYLDGTFGRGGHSRLILSQLGPDGRLLGFDKDPQAIATGQALAAEDGRFVVVQRSFAELGAEVAERGMAGKVAGVLLDLGVSSPQLDDPERGFSFMNDGPLDMRMDPTRGVSAAQFIATAPVEEIARVFKEYGEERFAGRMARAVVERREIQPFERTADLAEVLKVANPAWEKGKNPATRAFQGLRIHVNNELGDLEAGLEAALDALEVGGRLVVISFHSLEDRIVKLFMRRLVKGESDNLPRNLPVRFEAFVPKIKIHCKAQFASEAELKANPRSRSAVMRVAEKLR; from the coding sequence GTGACTATTGATAGCGGCTTTAACCACATCACCGTACTGCTTGACGAAGCCGTCGAGGCTCTCGCCGTACGCGCGGATGGCTGCTATTTGGACGGCACCTTTGGCAGGGGTGGGCACAGCCGGTTGATACTCAGCCAGCTCGGACCCGACGGTAGGCTCCTCGGGTTCGACAAAGACCCTCAAGCGATTGCCACCGGGCAAGCGCTAGCGGCCGAAGACGGCCGCTTTGTCGTTGTGCAACGCAGCTTTGCCGAGTTGGGTGCCGAAGTCGCCGAGCGCGGCATGGCGGGCAAGGTGGCCGGGGTTTTGCTCGACCTGGGCGTGTCTTCGCCCCAGCTCGACGACCCGGAGCGCGGCTTCAGCTTCATGAACGACGGCCCCCTCGACATGCGCATGGACCCTACGCGTGGTGTCAGCGCTGCGCAGTTCATCGCCACGGCTCCGGTGGAAGAAATCGCCCGCGTATTCAAGGAATACGGTGAAGAGCGCTTTGCCGGGCGCATGGCACGCGCCGTGGTCGAGCGCCGTGAAATCCAGCCGTTCGAGCGTACCGCCGACCTGGCCGAAGTGCTGAAGGTCGCCAACCCTGCGTGGGAAAAAGGCAAGAACCCGGCGACTCGTGCGTTCCAGGGCCTGCGCATTCACGTCAACAATGAATTGGGCGACCTGGAAGCCGGCCTTGAAGCCGCGCTTGACGCCTTGGAAGTGGGCGGTCGTCTGGTGGTGATCAGCTTCCACTCCCTGGAAGACCGCATCGTCAAACTGTTCATGCGTCGTCTGGTCAAGGGCGAGTCCGACAACCTGCCGCGCAACCTGCCGGTGCGTTTCGAAGCCTTTGTGCCGAAAATCAAAATCCATTGTAAAGCGCAGTTCGCTTCCGAAGCAGAGCTCAAGGCCAACCCACGTTCCCGTAGCGCCGTCATGCGCGTCGCGGAGAAGCTGCGGTGA
- the mraZ gene encoding division/cell wall cluster transcriptional repressor MraZ — MFRGANAISLDAKGRLAMPSRYRDELISRSSGQLIITIDAVDPCLCVYPLDEWELIETKLRALPSLREENRRLQRLLIGNAVDLELDGSGRFLVPPRLREYAKLDKRAMLVGQLNKFQLWDEDAWDAVSAADLAAIQQPGAMPDELRDLIL, encoded by the coding sequence GTGTTTCGCGGAGCTAACGCTATCAGTCTCGATGCAAAAGGCCGTCTCGCCATGCCGAGCCGGTATCGTGACGAGCTCATTTCGCGAAGTTCAGGCCAGTTGATCATCACGATTGACGCCGTTGACCCTTGTTTGTGTGTTTACCCCCTCGATGAGTGGGAGTTGATTGAAACCAAGTTGCGCGCGCTGCCTTCATTGCGTGAAGAAAACCGCCGCCTCCAGCGTTTGCTGATCGGTAATGCCGTCGACCTTGAACTCGATGGCAGCGGTCGTTTCCTGGTGCCACCGCGTCTGCGCGAGTACGCCAAGCTCGACAAGCGCGCAATGCTGGTGGGCCAACTGAACAAGTTCCAATTGTGGGACGAAGATGCCTGGGATGCTGTGTCTGCAGCAGACCTGGCTGCTATTCAACAACCGGGCGCCATGCCTGATGAACTGCGTGATTTGATCCTGTGA
- the rsmI gene encoding 16S rRNA (cytidine(1402)-2'-O)-methyltransferase: protein MLLLPTIEVCVLTAPGPLNSTAGSLFVVATPIGNLDDISARALKVLREVKLVAAEDTRHSQRLMQHFGISTPLAACHEHNEREEGSRFITRLLAGDDVALISDAGTPLISDPGYHLVRQARAAGINVVPVPGACALIAALSAAGLPSDRFIFEGFLPAKAVGRRARLQALKEEPRTLIFYEAPHRILECLQDMEQVFGGERLALLARELTKTFETLKGLPLEELRAFVEGDSNQQRGECVVLVAGWTAPENEDAVGSEAMRILDLLLKEMPLKRAAALAAEITGVRKNVLYQVALDKQKAE, encoded by the coding sequence ATGTTGCTTTTGCCAACCATCGAGGTGTGCGTTTTGACTGCTCCAGGTCCATTGAATTCCACTGCAGGCTCGCTTTTTGTCGTGGCGACGCCCATTGGCAACCTGGACGACATCAGTGCGCGGGCGCTGAAAGTGTTGCGCGAGGTTAAATTGGTCGCGGCCGAAGACACGCGGCACTCCCAGCGGTTGATGCAGCATTTTGGAATCAGCACGCCATTAGCGGCATGCCACGAGCACAACGAGCGTGAAGAAGGCAGCCGTTTCATCACGCGCCTGCTGGCCGGCGATGACGTGGCGTTAATCTCCGATGCGGGTACGCCCTTGATTTCCGATCCGGGTTATCACTTGGTTCGTCAGGCACGCGCCGCTGGTATCAATGTAGTGCCTGTTCCGGGAGCCTGCGCGCTGATCGCTGCATTATCTGCCGCTGGCCTGCCATCGGACCGCTTTATCTTTGAAGGCTTCTTGCCGGCCAAGGCGGTGGGGCGTCGCGCACGCCTGCAAGCGTTGAAGGAAGAGCCGCGCACCCTGATCTTCTACGAAGCCCCGCACCGTATCCTGGAGTGCCTGCAGGACATGGAGCAGGTGTTTGGCGGTGAGCGCCTGGCGCTGTTGGCCCGGGAGCTGACCAAGACCTTTGAAACCCTCAAGGGCTTGCCGCTGGAAGAGCTTCGCGCATTTGTCGAAGGCGACAGCAATCAGCAGCGGGGTGAGTGCGTGGTGCTGGTGGCGGGTTGGACTGCGCCGGAAAATGAAGATGCGGTGGGGAGCGAGGCGATGCGCATCCTCGATTTGCTGCTCAAGGAAATGCCGCTCAAGCGTGCCGCGGCCTTGGCGGCGGAAATTACCGGGGTGCGCAAAAATGTGTTGTACCAGGTGGCGCTGGATAAGCAGAAAGCCGAATAG
- a CDS encoding penicillin-binding protein activator: MPAAALCLAALLAACASSPSSSLGDLPRTPDASIEQLLEQATNAKTPEKAAMLRLSAADLAYQQNNPARSSQILAQVPLDVLKPAAQVFASTLAAELAMTRNQPKAALAALNHPSLQSLKELPTDQQIRTGTVHARAYEADGQTLAAARERVAMAPLLTGDAAASNHEAIWVLIAALPAEQLQATGNPTLDGWITLAQAVKGAGTLEQQQAAIDTWRAQNPGHPAAVQLPTPLTKLKELASQPLNKIAVLLPQEGPLASVGKALREGFMAAHYQAEQAGQKAPIIEFYDSSRMTSLDDFYAKAQAAGVQLVVGPLEKPLVKQLSARPQLPITTLALNYSETDQGPAQLFQFGLAAEDEAREVSRRARADGLHRAAAMVPRGEWGERVYKAFRQDWEANGGTVMGVEYVDQPVALAQQIADLFQLRKSEGRAKSLQSTVGTDVAAQPSRRQDIEFIFLAVTPQLAQQIKPTLNFQYAGDVPVYATSHVFSASGDRNQYLDMTNVMFCETPWLLNTTDPLRNQVAAQWPQANGSLGRLYAMGVDAYRLAPRLGQLKALPDTRVDGLSGNLGISANQRVDRQMPWAKFVGGDIQRLPDTPR; encoded by the coding sequence TTGCCTGCGGCTGCTCTCTGCCTCGCTGCCTTGCTGGCCGCTTGCGCCAGCTCGCCCTCGTCCAGCCTTGGCGACCTTCCACGGACCCCGGATGCCAGTATCGAGCAATTGCTCGAACAGGCAACGAACGCCAAGACGCCAGAAAAGGCCGCCATGTTGCGCCTGAGTGCGGCTGACCTGGCCTACCAGCAGAACAACCCTGCCCGCTCGTCGCAGATTCTTGCGCAGGTGCCCCTGGATGTCCTGAAGCCGGCCGCTCAAGTATTTGCCAGCACCCTGGCCGCCGAACTGGCAATGACGCGTAATCAGCCTAAGGCGGCATTGGCGGCGCTGAACCATCCCAGCCTGCAAAGCCTGAAGGAGCTGCCGACAGACCAGCAGATCCGCACCGGCACCGTGCATGCCCGCGCCTATGAAGCAGATGGCCAGACCCTCGCCGCCGCTCGCGAGCGGGTAGCCATGGCACCGCTGCTCACCGGGGATGCCGCTGCAAGCAACCACGAAGCCATCTGGGTATTGATTGCTGCGTTGCCTGCCGAACAGCTGCAAGCCACCGGCAACCCGACACTGGACGGCTGGATTACCCTGGCCCAGGCGGTCAAGGGTGCCGGCACCCTGGAGCAACAACAAGCCGCCATCGATACCTGGCGCGCACAGAACCCGGGCCACCCGGCCGCGGTTCAACTGCCTACGCCGCTGACCAAGCTCAAGGAACTGGCCAGCCAGCCATTGAACAAGATTGCCGTGCTGCTGCCGCAGGAAGGCCCGCTGGCTTCGGTTGGCAAGGCGCTGCGTGAAGGCTTCATGGCGGCTCACTACCAGGCCGAACAAGCCGGGCAGAAGGCGCCGATCATTGAGTTCTACGACAGCTCGCGCATGACCTCCCTCGACGACTTCTACGCCAAGGCCCAGGCCGCCGGCGTGCAATTGGTGGTTGGCCCGCTGGAAAAACCACTGGTCAAGCAGCTCAGTGCACGCCCGCAATTGCCGATCACTACCCTGGCGCTGAACTACAGCGAGACCGATCAAGGCCCGGCACAACTGTTCCAGTTCGGCCTGGCCGCTGAAGACGAAGCCCGTGAAGTGTCGCGTCGTGCCCGCGCCGATGGCCTGCATCGCGCCGCCGCCATGGTGCCCCGTGGCGAATGGGGCGAGCGTGTGTACAAGGCCTTCCGCCAGGATTGGGAAGCCAATGGCGGCACCGTCATGGGTGTCGAATATGTCGATCAGCCCGTGGCACTGGCCCAGCAGATCGCCGATCTGTTTCAGCTGCGCAAAAGTGAAGGCCGTGCCAAGAGCCTGCAGAGCACGGTCGGCACCGACGTTGCCGCCCAGCCTTCGCGTCGCCAGGACATCGAGTTCATCTTCCTGGCCGTCACCCCGCAACTGGCCCAGCAGATCAAGCCGACCCTGAACTTCCAGTACGCCGGTGATGTGCCGGTCTACGCGACATCCCACGTATTCAGTGCCAGCGGCGACCGCAACCAGTACCTGGACATGACCAACGTGATGTTCTGCGAAACCCCTTGGCTGCTTAATACCACCGACCCGCTGCGCAACCAGGTGGCCGCGCAATGGCCACAAGCCAATGGCAGCCTGGGCCGCCTGTACGCCATGGGTGTCGATGCCTACCGCCTGGCGCCACGCCTGGGCCAGCTCAAGGCGCTGCCGGACACCCGTGTCGACGGCCTCTCGGGCAACCTGGGCATCAGCGCCAACCAGCGCGTTGATCGCCAGATGCCATGGGCGAAATTCGTCGGCGGCGACATCCAGCGCCTTCCAGATACCCCGCGCTGA
- a CDS encoding YraN family protein, which produces MPERSSAQSGKDAELQALKYLQQQGLRLLAQNWLCKRGELDLVMLDGDTVVFVEVRYRKHAQWGGALASIDGRKRQKLILAAQFFLQKEHRWADSPCRFDVVAMESTPSGPADLNWLKDAFDS; this is translated from the coding sequence ATGCCCGAGCGGTCCAGCGCACAAAGCGGCAAGGATGCCGAACTCCAGGCACTGAAATACCTGCAACAACAGGGTCTGCGCCTTTTGGCGCAGAACTGGTTGTGTAAACGCGGAGAGCTTGATCTGGTCATGCTTGACGGCGATACAGTAGTATTTGTCGAAGTCCGCTATAGAAAACACGCACAATGGGGTGGCGCGCTCGCCAGTATCGACGGGCGCAAGCGTCAGAAGCTGATACTCGCTGCGCAGTTCTTCCTGCAAAAAGAGCATCGCTGGGCTGACAGCCCCTGCCGTTTCGATGTGGTAGCCATGGAAAGCACACCATCGGGTCCCGCTGATTTGAACTGGCTCAAGGATGCCTTCGACAGCTGA
- a CDS encoding phosphoheptose isomerase, giving the protein MDMQSRIRQLFQASIDTKQQAMDVLAPHIEQASQVMVNALLNEGKMLSCGNGGSAGDAQHFSSELLNRFERERPSLPAIALTTDSSTITSIANDYSYNEIFSKQIRALGQPGDVLLAISTSGNSANIIQAIQAAHDREMIVVALTGRDGGGMASLLLPEDVEIRVPANVTARIQEVHLLAIHCLCDLIDSQLFGSEE; this is encoded by the coding sequence ATGGACATGCAATCCCGAATTCGCCAGCTTTTCCAGGCCAGCATCGACACCAAGCAACAGGCGATGGACGTACTTGCACCGCACATCGAGCAAGCCAGTCAGGTCATGGTCAACGCCTTGCTCAACGAAGGCAAAATGCTTTCGTGCGGCAATGGTGGTTCGGCTGGCGATGCCCAGCATTTTTCGTCCGAGCTGCTCAATCGCTTTGAGCGTGAGCGTCCGAGCCTGCCGGCCATTGCCTTGACCACCGATTCGTCGACGATCACCTCGATCGCCAATGACTACAGCTACAACGAAATCTTTTCCAAGCAGATCCGCGCCCTCGGCCAGCCGGGCGATGTGTTGCTGGCGATTTCCACCAGTGGCAACTCGGCGAATATTATTCAGGCGATCCAGGCCGCACATGATCGTGAAATGATTGTCGTAGCCTTGACCGGACGCGACGGCGGCGGCATGGCTTCGCTGCTGCTGCCCGAGGACGTAGAGATTCGCGTCCCGGCCAATGTCACCGCACGCATCCAGGAAGTCCACCTGCTGGCGATCCACTGCCTGTGCGATCTGATCGACAGCCAACTGTTCGGGAGTGAAGAATGA
- a CDS encoding BON domain-containing protein — translation MTVNRLSLMAITLCLAISGCSSAITATRDTPIQDDRGTRTFGSTIDDSLIETKVKVNVAKAATDLGNGASRIVVTSFNGVVLLAGQTPRADLKAQAEQAAAGVQRVKKVHNELQVMDPITLLAISNDALLTTKIKAQMLTDSAVPGSRIKIVTDNGIVYMMGLLTQAEATRAANLVQGVSGVQKIVKVFEYID, via the coding sequence ATGACCGTTAACCGCCTCAGCCTTATGGCCATTACGCTGTGCCTAGCCATCAGCGGCTGCAGCTCGGCAATCACCGCCACACGGGACACCCCCATCCAGGACGACAGGGGCACGCGCACATTCGGCAGCACCATTGATGATTCGCTGATCGAAACCAAGGTCAAGGTCAACGTCGCCAAGGCCGCCACCGACCTGGGCAACGGCGCATCGCGCATCGTGGTGACCAGCTTCAACGGTGTCGTCCTGCTGGCAGGGCAAACACCCCGCGCCGACCTCAAGGCCCAGGCCGAGCAAGCCGCCGCGGGGGTGCAGCGGGTCAAGAAGGTCCATAACGAGTTGCAGGTCATGGACCCGATCACCCTGCTGGCCATCAGCAACGATGCCTTGTTGACCACCAAGATCAAGGCGCAGATGCTCACCGACAGTGCGGTCCCGGGTTCGCGGATCAAGATCGTCACCGATAACGGCATCGTCTACATGATGGGCCTGCTGACCCAGGCCGAAGCCACCCGTGCCGCCAACCTGGTACAGGGCGTGTCCGGTGTGCAGAAGATCGTCAAGGTGTTCGAATACATCGACTGA
- a CDS encoding OmpA family protein, which produces MFTPRRLLVVATAVALLSGCASPNPYDGSQGQASNGSESGMSKTAKYGGLGALAGALAGAAIDHNNRGKGALIGAVVAGAGAAGYGYYADQQEKKLRESMANTGVEVQRQGDQIKLIMPGNITFATNSDAISSSFYQPLNNLANSLKQFNQNTIQIVGYTDSTGSRQLNMDLSQRRAQSVANYLTSQGVSAANLSARGAGPDNPIASNSDVNGRAQNRRVEVNLGPIPGQQYGQPGQQQQVPQQNNQFQGNPYQQYQ; this is translated from the coding sequence ATGTTTACTCCGCGTCGTCTGCTTGTTGTCGCTACCGCCGTAGCCCTGTTGTCTGGCTGCGCTTCACCTAATCCATATGACGGCAGCCAGGGACAGGCCAGCAATGGTTCCGAAAGCGGTATGAGCAAGACCGCCAAGTACGGCGGCCTGGGTGCGCTGGCCGGCGCGTTGGCTGGTGCGGCCATTGACCATAACAACCGTGGCAAGGGCGCGCTGATTGGTGCAGTCGTCGCGGGTGCCGGCGCCGCTGGTTATGGCTACTACGCCGACCAGCAAGAGAAAAAACTGCGCGAAAGCATGGCCAACACCGGAGTGGAAGTGCAGCGCCAGGGCGACCAGATCAAGCTGATCATGCCGGGCAACATTACCTTCGCCACCAACTCGGACGCGATCTCCAGCAGCTTCTACCAGCCGCTGAACAACCTGGCCAACTCCCTCAAGCAGTTCAACCAGAACACCATCCAGATCGTCGGCTACACCGACAGTACCGGCAGCCGTCAGTTGAACATGGACCTGTCCCAGCGTCGTGCCCAGAGCGTGGCCAACTACCTGACTTCCCAGGGCGTCAGCGCTGCCAACCTGAGCGCCCGCGGTGCCGGCCCGGATAACCCGATTGCCAGCAACTCCGACGTGAATGGCCGTGCCCAGAACCGTCGCGTAGAGGTCAACCTCGGCCCTATCCCCGGCCAGCAGTACGGTCAGCCGGGTCAGCAACAGCAGGTGCCACAGCAGAACAACCAGTTCCAGGGCAATCCATACCAGCAGTACCAATAA
- a CDS encoding MBL fold metallo-hydrolase → MLNQKSLLIRETFPVGPLQCNCTIIGDPISKKAIVVDPGGNPELILARLAALGLQVVSIIHTHAHLDHFLASGQLKEKTGATLHLHKEDQFLWDNLEMQCQMFRVPYVPVPSPDRWLEDDEELACGCGVALHTPGHTPGSMSFWFADAKLLIAGDTLFRRGVGRTDLWGGDQATIVRSIKQRLYTLDEGATVVTGHGPDTCLGDEMRENPFVRA, encoded by the coding sequence ATGCTTAACCAGAAAAGCCTGTTGATCCGCGAAACTTTCCCCGTCGGCCCGTTGCAATGCAACTGCACCATCATCGGTGACCCGATCAGCAAAAAAGCCATTGTGGTCGACCCGGGCGGCAACCCTGAATTGATCCTGGCGCGGCTCGCTGCCCTGGGCCTCCAGGTGGTGAGCATTATCCACACCCATGCCCATCTGGATCACTTCCTGGCCTCCGGGCAGTTGAAGGAGAAGACCGGCGCGACGCTGCACCTGCATAAAGAAGATCAATTCCTCTGGGACAACCTGGAAATGCAGTGCCAGATGTTTCGCGTGCCCTATGTCCCGGTGCCGTCGCCGGACCGCTGGCTGGAAGATGACGAGGAACTGGCCTGCGGTTGTGGCGTGGCCTTGCACACACCAGGGCACACGCCGGGTTCGATGAGTTTCTGGTTTGCCGATGCCAAGTTGCTGATTGCCGGTGACACCTTGTTCCGGCGCGGCGTGGGGCGCACCGATTTATGGGGCGGCGACCAGGCGACAATCGTGCGCTCGATCAAGCAGCGCCTGTATACGCTGGACGAAGGCGCGACGGTGGTCACCGGTCATGGGCCGGACACCTGCCTGGGCGACGAGATGCGGGAAAATCCCTTCGTGCGCGCTTGA
- a CDS encoding paraquat-inducible protein A — MANQQQVICEHCDCVYEKVTLAKHQTALCVRCAGVLQRHNGLTVQQRLALTVTAAVLWTFANFYPVMSISLQGLKNSATLWDSVVALSLGPITFIALVAAISIIIAPVFQLLLLIWVLSFALAGRRSPAFKLCMRWLEALRPWSMLEVCLLGAMVAVFKLAGMLDVIPGTGLFALAALSLLLIRIAGRDVRDLWDTV, encoded by the coding sequence ATGGCGAATCAACAGCAGGTCATCTGCGAACACTGCGACTGCGTGTACGAAAAAGTCACGCTCGCCAAACATCAAACCGCCCTGTGCGTACGCTGCGCGGGCGTATTGCAGCGCCATAACGGCCTGACGGTGCAACAACGCCTGGCCCTGACGGTAACCGCAGCGGTGTTGTGGACCTTCGCCAACTTTTACCCGGTGATGAGCATCAGCCTGCAGGGCTTGAAAAACAGCGCGACGCTCTGGGATTCGGTAGTGGCGTTGAGCCTGGGGCCGATCACGTTTATTGCGTTGGTGGCGGCAATTTCCATCATTATCGCGCCGGTGTTTCAACTGCTGTTGCTGATCTGGGTATTGAGCTTCGCCTTGGCCGGCCGACGCTCGCCGGCATTCAAGCTGTGCATGCGCTGGCTGGAAGCCCTCAGGCCCTGGAGCATGCTGGAAGTCTGCCTGCTGGGTGCGATGGTCGCGGTGTTCAAGCTGGCCGGTATGCTGGATGTAATCCCCGGCACCGGCCTGTTTGCCCTGGCCGCCCTCAGCCTGTTGCTGATCCGCATTGCCGGGCGCGATGTGCGCGACCTGTGGGACACCGTATGA
- a CDS encoding paraquat-inducible protein A: MNSPPTARELNLCLCHTCGQACDMLQEPTECDRCGAPLHRRKVQSLTRTWAYMLTALAFYVPANLLPVMNTTMLGSGADSTIMSGVLEFWQHGAWDIALIIFIASIAVPGIKFVSLALLLVTVQRNSLWARKERSKLFRFIELIGYWSMLDVIVVALVAALVRFQALGTIEPRLGILFFGLVVVFTMLAAMSFDPRLIWENPHYEERSDDATRR, translated from the coding sequence ATGAATTCACCGCCCACTGCCCGCGAGCTCAACCTGTGCCTTTGCCACACCTGCGGCCAGGCCTGCGACATGCTTCAAGAGCCCACCGAGTGCGACCGCTGCGGCGCGCCCTTGCACCGGCGCAAGGTTCAGTCCCTGACCCGAACCTGGGCCTACATGCTCACCGCCCTCGCCTTTTATGTACCGGCCAATTTACTGCCGGTGATGAACACCACCATGCTCGGCTCGGGGGCGGACAGCACCATCATGAGCGGCGTGCTGGAGTTCTGGCAGCATGGCGCCTGGGACATTGCCCTGATCATTTTCATCGCCAGCATCGCCGTGCCGGGCATCAAGTTCGTGTCATTGGCACTGTTGCTGGTCACCGTGCAGCGCAATAGCCTGTGGGCGCGCAAGGAGCGCTCCAAGCTGTTCCGGTTTATCGAGCTGATCGGCTATTGGTCAATGCTCGATGTGATCGTGGTCGCACTGGTGGCCGCGCTGGTGAGGTTCCAGGCCCTGGGCACGATCGAGCCGCGCCTGGGCATTCTGTTTTTTGGCTTGGTGGTGGTGTTTACCATGCTCGCGGCCATGAGTTTCGACCCACGGCTTATCTGGGAAAACCCACACTATGAGGAGCGTTCGGATGACGCCACACGACGTTGA